A window of the Nitrosococcus wardiae genome harbors these coding sequences:
- a CDS encoding YgfZ/GcvT domain-containing protein, whose translation MQQEWKSFLIQAGAVFDGDRVLHFGHPQKELTAAAAGSFMTDLSHLGLIALSGEDASTLLQNLLTNDVGEVNAQRSQLTGLCNPKGRLLAILRLFQWNANFYLSLPHSLLEAVLKRLSMYLLRAQVSLINASEQYCRFGLVGPQAGEKLKYRLGKTPTAVNEVYQTSSCCVLQLPGDIPRFQVVGEFNTLQKLWDDLSKTVMPVSANFWELATIRAGIATIYPETQESFIPQQVNLELTEGVSFTKGCYPGQEVVARMHYRGKPSRRMFLAHIVTDKWPQPSEPVYLADGKEGQTAGEIVAAQPALEGGYDSLVVLQLTSLEKGDIILGKGSGPKLTFLDLPYELGR comes from the coding sequence ATGCAACAGGAATGGAAATCTTTTCTGATACAAGCAGGCGCGGTCTTTGATGGGGATAGGGTCCTCCATTTTGGACACCCTCAGAAGGAATTGACAGCGGCTGCCGCTGGTTCTTTCATGACTGATTTATCCCACTTAGGTTTGATTGCTCTTAGTGGAGAAGACGCCAGCACGCTTCTCCAGAACCTTCTTACCAATGATGTTGGAGAAGTCAACGCACAGCGCAGCCAACTAACGGGACTCTGTAACCCTAAGGGCCGATTACTAGCCATTTTACGGCTTTTCCAATGGAATGCCAATTTTTATCTGAGTCTCCCCCATAGCCTCTTAGAAGCAGTGCTGAAAAGACTGAGCATGTATCTCTTAAGGGCCCAGGTTTCTCTTATAAACGCAAGCGAGCAATACTGTCGCTTTGGGCTAGTCGGCCCGCAGGCGGGTGAAAAACTCAAATACCGCTTGGGGAAGACTCCGACAGCGGTTAATGAAGTATATCAAACCTCTAGCTGCTGCGTCCTCCAGCTGCCTGGCGATATCCCCCGGTTCCAAGTGGTGGGAGAGTTTAACACCCTCCAAAAACTCTGGGATGATCTCAGTAAAACTGTCATGCCAGTAAGCGCTAATTTCTGGGAATTGGCCACTATTCGGGCGGGTATTGCCACCATTTATCCTGAGACCCAAGAATCTTTTATCCCCCAGCAGGTTAATCTAGAACTTACAGAGGGTGTAAGCTTCACTAAGGGTTGCTATCCTGGCCAGGAAGTGGTTGCTCGCATGCATTATCGCGGCAAACCGAGTCGCCGAATGTTTCTTGCCCATATTGTCACCGACAAATGGCCCCAGCCAAGCGAGCCAGTCTACCTAGCCGATGGCAAAGAAGGGCAAACAGCCGGCGAAATTGTCGCTGCCCAACCGGCACTGGAAGGAGGCTACGACAGTCTGGTGGTGTTACAACTCACTAGTCTTGAAAAAGGCGATATTATATTGGGTAAGGGGAGTGGGCCAAAGCTTACATTTCTGGATCTTCCCTATGAACTAGGAAGATAA
- the sdhC gene encoding succinate dehydrogenase, cytochrome b556 subunit: MANHHRPTFLNLALIRFPANAIVSALHRISGVILSLLVPVLVYLLDLSLQDSEGFAQVIGFFNNLGVKLLGVVALWALLHHIFAGIRFLLFDIHVGVKDYRPSWSARIANVSALVVTLFIVGVLW; encoded by the coding sequence ATGGCTAATCATCATCGCCCGACTTTTCTTAATTTAGCTTTGATCCGCTTTCCGGCCAATGCAATTGTCTCGGCCCTGCATCGCATTTCAGGGGTCATTCTTTCACTTCTGGTACCGGTTTTAGTTTATTTGCTGGATCTCTCCTTGCAGGATTCTGAGGGTTTTGCCCAGGTTATCGGCTTTTTTAATAACCTCGGGGTAAAACTGCTTGGTGTGGTGGCGCTTTGGGCGCTGCTTCACCACATTTTCGCGGGAATTCGCTTTCTGTTATTCGATATCCATGTGGGCGTGAAGGATTACCGGCCGAGCTGGAGTGCACGCATCGCGAATGTCTCAGCACTCGTCGTAACGTTGTTTATTGTAGGAGTACTGTGGTGA
- a CDS encoding MraY family glycosyltransferase, translating to MVFVVLWLGAVLLTWMMGELPSGTALFLLPGGILVAGIGYGDDLYNLSPLWRALVHLIAALIAVYFLWAVDANPHWEMFSWSALGVLGAIFAIVWSINLFNFMDGTDGLAGMEACFVFSVGGEWLWQAGAYGYAYLAWVLVAAVAGFLVWNWPPARIFMGDGGSSFLGFLIAAFALAGQVCWDIPIVLWMMIYGVFWFDATVTLLRRILAGERWYTAHRSHAYQRLHQAGWPHRKVLLAVGGVNTSLVAAALWANANREALPWVFLATLMFLGVAYGGIERLRPMYPKE from the coding sequence ATGGTGTTTGTGGTGCTATGGTTGGGAGCCGTTCTGTTGACATGGATGATGGGTGAACTACCTTCCGGTACCGCACTTTTTTTATTGCCAGGGGGCATTCTAGTAGCGGGAATTGGCTACGGGGATGATCTTTATAATTTAAGCCCTCTGTGGCGTGCCCTGGTGCATCTTATTGCTGCTTTAATCGCGGTTTATTTTTTATGGGCTGTAGACGCTAATCCCCATTGGGAGATGTTTTCCTGGTCGGCGTTAGGGGTGTTGGGCGCTATTTTTGCCATAGTTTGGTCTATTAACCTCTTTAACTTCATGGATGGTACTGATGGTCTTGCAGGCATGGAGGCTTGTTTTGTTTTCAGTGTTGGGGGGGAGTGGTTGTGGCAGGCAGGGGCATACGGTTATGCCTATCTGGCTTGGGTGTTGGTGGCTGCAGTCGCTGGCTTTCTGGTATGGAATTGGCCTCCTGCAAGAATTTTTATGGGAGATGGGGGCAGTAGTTTTCTAGGTTTTCTGATTGCTGCTTTTGCCCTTGCTGGACAAGTTTGCTGGGATATTCCGATTGTGCTGTGGATGATGATCTACGGTGTGTTCTGGTTTGACGCCACGGTGACTTTGCTGCGCCGGATTTTGGCCGGCGAGCGTTGGTATACCGCCCATCGTTCCCATGCCTATCAGCGGTTACACCAGGCCGGATGGCCTCATCGTAAGGTGCTTTTAGCTGTTGGCGGCGTCAATACAAGTTTAGTCGCTGCAGCCCTGTGGGCAAATGCGAACCGGGAGGCCCTACCCTGGGTATTTCTCGCCACACTGATGTTTCTTGGGGTGGCCTACGGCGGAATTGAACGTTTACGCCCCATGTATCCAAAAGAATGA
- the sdhD gene encoding succinate dehydrogenase, hydrophobic membrane anchor protein encodes MKGVMTGLRAWLVQRVTAVIMLVVLLLFFIRLVQDPFESYEDWSQWVDDPWVSIVAALFFGALLLHAWVGLRDVILDYVHSTPLRLFAHSLVVIGYSGIAFWVVRILLR; translated from the coding sequence GTGAAGGGGGTAATGACCGGCTTGCGCGCTTGGTTGGTCCAGCGGGTGACGGCTGTAATTATGCTGGTGGTGTTGTTACTTTTTTTTATTCGCTTAGTGCAGGATCCCTTTGAATCCTACGAGGACTGGAGCCAGTGGGTGGATGATCCGTGGGTAAGCATTGTGGCTGCCCTTTTTTTTGGTGCCTTATTGCTACATGCTTGGGTAGGGTTACGGGATGTGATTTTGGATTATGTGCACTCTACGCCGCTGCGCTTATTTGCTCATTCTTTGGTTGTGATAGGGTATAGTGGGATTGCATTCTGGGTTGTCAGGATACTGTTGAGATGA
- the sdhA gene encoding succinate dehydrogenase flavoprotein subunit yields MNLPRRRFDVLVIGAGGGGLRAALQLAQAEANVAVVSKVFPTRSHTVAAQGGMNAALANVLPDNWLWHMYDTVKGSDYLGDQDAIEYMCRAAAHLVIDLEHAGVPFSRLENGKIYQRAFGGQSQNFGGEQAARTCAAADRTGHAILHSLYQQNIRAKTHFFDEFFALDLIKDAKGYILGAVVLEIETGQPWVIEAKCTLLATGGAGQLFRTHTNARINTGDGMAMASRAGIPLQDMEFVQFHPTGIAGKGMLITEGVRGEGGYLINREGERFMERYAPHVKDLASRDVVSRAIYTEVKEGRGCGSHGDYVLLKLDHLGEKVIKERLPGIRQTVLTFLHIDPIDQPIPVYPTCHYVMGGIPTNRFGQVVAPYNEGAEEAIPGLYAVGECACVSVHGANRLGGNSLLDIVVFGRAAGNHIIEYLQGHRYHRALAHESVEQALERLVRWERSGDGESVDGLRAELQKVMEQNCGVFRNEEVLKEGVSKVKEIAERLQHVRLKDQSKIFNTARLDALELENLVDLAQAVVHCALARQESRGAHYRVDYPERDDARWLKHSLYFQEQEQIEYKPVRLKPLTVETFPPKERVY; encoded by the coding sequence ATGAATTTGCCTCGACGACGGTTTGATGTGTTGGTTATTGGGGCTGGTGGAGGAGGACTTCGGGCGGCTCTACAGTTAGCCCAAGCGGAAGCGAATGTGGCCGTGGTCTCGAAGGTGTTTCCTACTCGTTCCCATACTGTTGCTGCCCAAGGAGGAATGAACGCTGCGCTTGCCAATGTGCTGCCTGACAATTGGCTATGGCATATGTACGATACGGTAAAGGGAAGCGATTACTTAGGGGATCAGGACGCCATTGAGTATATGTGCCGGGCAGCTGCTCATTTGGTGATTGACTTGGAACATGCCGGGGTCCCCTTTTCCCGTTTGGAGAATGGAAAAATCTATCAGCGGGCTTTTGGAGGTCAAAGCCAAAATTTCGGTGGCGAGCAAGCAGCACGGACCTGTGCTGCGGCTGACCGTACTGGTCATGCCATCCTTCATAGCCTCTATCAACAAAATATTCGGGCCAAAACCCATTTTTTCGATGAATTTTTTGCCTTGGATCTGATTAAGGATGCCAAGGGTTATATCTTAGGTGCGGTGGTACTCGAGATTGAGACGGGTCAGCCTTGGGTTATCGAAGCCAAATGTACTTTGCTGGCTACCGGGGGGGCAGGGCAACTTTTCCGCACCCATACGAATGCCCGGATCAATACCGGCGATGGCATGGCCATGGCTTCTCGCGCCGGAATTCCTCTCCAGGATATGGAGTTTGTCCAATTTCACCCTACCGGTATCGCGGGCAAGGGCATGCTGATCACCGAAGGGGTACGAGGGGAAGGGGGCTATCTGATTAATCGTGAAGGGGAACGGTTCATGGAGCGTTATGCCCCCCACGTTAAGGATCTGGCTAGCCGTGATGTGGTCAGCCGAGCTATTTATACCGAAGTGAAGGAAGGGCGCGGTTGTGGTTCCCATGGCGATTATGTCTTGCTCAAGTTGGATCATCTGGGGGAGAAGGTCATTAAGGAGCGTCTACCGGGCATCCGGCAGACCGTTTTGACTTTTCTGCACATCGACCCCATTGACCAACCTATACCCGTCTATCCTACCTGTCATTACGTGATGGGAGGGATTCCGACTAATCGTTTTGGGCAAGTGGTGGCTCCCTATAATGAAGGTGCCGAGGAGGCCATTCCTGGATTATATGCGGTGGGAGAATGCGCCTGTGTTTCCGTCCATGGTGCTAACCGCCTAGGGGGGAATTCATTGCTGGACATTGTGGTGTTCGGACGGGCCGCTGGCAATCATATTATTGAGTACCTTCAGGGACACCGCTATCACCGGGCGTTAGCGCATGAAAGTGTGGAACAGGCATTAGAACGCCTCGTTCGTTGGGAGCGCTCTGGTGATGGAGAAAGTGTGGATGGATTACGCGCCGAATTGCAAAAGGTCATGGAACAGAACTGCGGTGTATTCCGTAATGAAGAAGTGCTTAAAGAGGGAGTGAGTAAGGTAAAGGAGATTGCGGAGCGTCTACAGCATGTGCGCCTGAAAGACCAGAGCAAAATTTTCAATACTGCCCGACTTGACGCATTAGAACTGGAAAATTTAGTGGATCTCGCTCAGGCGGTCGTACATTGTGCCTTGGCGCGGCAAGAAAGCCGAGGTGCCCACTATCGGGTGGATTATCCGGAGCGGGACGATGCCCGCTGGCTTAAACATTCCTTGTATTTTCAGGAACAAGAACAAATTGAATATAAGCCGGTACGGCTGAAGCCTTTGACCGTGGAAACGTTCCCTCCAAAGGAAAGAGTTTATTAA
- a CDS encoding HU family DNA-binding protein, whose amino-acid sequence MKKIILSLMLMMVSLSVYGVGDKELAGRIADQTGLAPDQVEEILAAFKKQVIADLASGQEVRLSHFGKFYAKHMDAREARNPRTGEIIQVPPRSYLRFRAFDTGHRRLN is encoded by the coding sequence ATGAAAAAAATTATCTTGTCCCTTATGTTGATGATGGTTTCGCTCTCTGTCTATGGGGTTGGCGATAAGGAATTAGCAGGGCGCATTGCAGACCAAACTGGTCTGGCGCCAGACCAGGTAGAAGAAATTCTTGCCGCCTTCAAGAAACAAGTGATTGCCGATTTAGCTTCCGGACAGGAGGTGCGTCTCAGCCATTTTGGCAAATTCTACGCTAAGCATATGGATGCCCGTGAAGCTCGCAATCCTAGAACGGGAGAAATTATTCAAGTTCCCCCCCGTAGTTACTTACGCTTTAGAGCCTTTGATACAGGTCATAGGCGTCTTAATTGA
- a CDS encoding glycosyltransferase family 4 protein, which translates to MYRLLFVVNEAAFFLSHRLPLAQAARQRGYDVHVATPESGAVKEIQQQGFSYHPIPLNRQGRNPGKEAGGFIALYFLYRRLRPDLVHHVTLKPVLYGGIAARLAHVPGVINALTGLGYTFITPGWKAAFLRHGLKTVLRLALGHHNGCTIFQNQNDRSLFVKSGIVAESATVLIRGSGVDMVVYAPRPEPLGTPLVLLASRLLWDKGVGEFVEAARQLRTKGVQARFVLAGAPDPGNPTAVPPEILQAWEAEGIVEWWGHRDDMPEVFAQANLVCLPSYREGLPKVLIEAAACGRAIVATDVPGCREIVHHGINGLLVSARDSHSLARTLQILIEDPTRRRSMSREGRALAMAEYSVEQVIEQTLKLYAGLLSKGARI; encoded by the coding sequence GTGTACCGCCTTCTTTTTGTTGTTAATGAGGCTGCTTTTTTCCTTTCTCATCGCTTGCCCCTTGCCCAGGCAGCTAGGCAAAGGGGATACGATGTCCATGTGGCCACCCCGGAATCTGGGGCAGTGAAGGAAATTCAGCAGCAGGGTTTTTCTTACCATCCTATTCCCCTCAATCGACAAGGCCGGAATCCAGGGAAGGAAGCGGGAGGATTTATTGCTCTCTATTTTCTTTATCGGCGGTTAAGGCCCGATCTGGTCCATCATGTCACCCTCAAGCCGGTCCTCTATGGCGGTATAGCTGCGCGTTTAGCCCATGTACCTGGAGTGATCAATGCGCTCACCGGGTTGGGGTATACTTTTATTACTCCCGGTTGGAAAGCGGCTTTTTTGCGCCATGGCCTTAAAACTGTCCTTCGGTTAGCGCTGGGACACCACAACGGCTGCACCATATTTCAAAACCAAAATGATCGTTCCCTCTTTGTTAAAAGCGGGATAGTCGCTGAATCTGCGACAGTGTTGATCAGGGGTTCAGGGGTGGATATGGTCGTCTATGCCCCACGTCCGGAACCACTCGGTACACCGCTCGTGCTATTGGCATCACGGCTGCTTTGGGATAAAGGAGTGGGCGAGTTTGTTGAGGCAGCTCGCCAGCTTCGGACAAAAGGTGTACAAGCCCGTTTTGTGTTAGCAGGCGCTCCAGATCCGGGAAATCCTACTGCTGTGCCGCCAGAAATTTTACAGGCATGGGAAGCGGAAGGGATAGTTGAATGGTGGGGCCACCGGGATGATATGCCAGAGGTGTTCGCTCAGGCTAATCTGGTTTGTTTACCCTCTTACCGAGAGGGTTTGCCTAAGGTGCTCATTGAAGCTGCGGCTTGTGGTCGGGCTATTGTGGCGACGGATGTTCCCGGTTGCCGAGAAATTGTCCATCATGGCATCAATGGTTTGCTGGTCTCGGCACGAGATAGCCATAGTTTGGCTCGTACCCTGCAAATATTGATCGAAGATCCGACTAGGCGTAGATCGATGAGCAGGGAAGGGCGGGCATTGGCGATGGCAGAGTATTCGGTAGAGCAGGTCATTGAACAGACCCTTAAATTGTATGCTGGATTATTATCGAAGGGAGCCAGGATATAA